The sequence CTTCGAGCAGGCAAACGCCGCGGACGAGCTCGGCGCCGGCGCGCCGATGTGAGCGCGGCGCTTCGAGCGCTGAAGCTGGAAACGACGAAGCCGGAAGGCTTCAACCCCCCGTGCCAGGGGGAGCCCTCCGGCCCCGAAGGCCCACGCGGCCCGCCGTGGCTCACGCCGCGGCGGGTGCGTCAGCAATGTGCAACCGGATTACGGGTACAGCGCGCGGGCGCCGGACTTGTCCAGGCTGGTGAGGACCAGGTCGCCCGTGTTGGTGCCGTTGCACTGGGGGTAGTGCATGACGGACGCACGGTCATACGTGGTCAGCGCGCGCCACTGAGCGTCCTCGTAGCAGCCGCTCGAGGTGGAGCGGGTGTGCTCGTGACGGAAGCCCAGCGTGTGGCCGAGCTCGTGGCGGAGGATGCCCGCCATCGTGTACGGCGAGATGCTGCCGAACGCGCTGGTGGAGATGAGGACGTTGCGGCTGGAGCGGGCGTTGTTCGGGAAGAACGCGCGGGCCAGGTAGGACGTGTCGCTCGTCTGGCGCACGTCGAACAGCACGCCCGTCTGCGACGCGGTGCAGCTGCTGTCGTAGCTGGAGCTGTGGACGAAGTTCACGCTCGCGGTGGCCTCCCAGGCCGCCGTCGCGCTGTTCATCGCGTTGACCACGGTGGAGTAGCGGCTGCCGAAGCTGCTGCTGCTCACGCAGTAGGTCAGGTTGCCCTTCTGGGTGCTGCTCCACTTCACGTCCGCGCCGCCCACGTAGTACACCGCGAGGCCGCCCTCGCTGGTGCCGTTCTCCTTGGCGACGTTGTCGTCATAGAAGGCCTTCACGTCGTCCATCGAATCGAAGGCGAGGTCGCCATCGACGATGAACTTGCCGCCCTCGGCCTCCTGATGGGCGCTGGCGCGGAACTCCTCCCACGACACCGTGGGAGCCTGCGTGTCGGAAGCCTCGGGGCCGCACGCGGAGCCGAGAAGGGCAACACCAGCCATCAGCGCAAACGAGCGAAACTTGAGCATCGGGTTCCTCTGATTACTGACTGCGGGGGACGCGCCGGCCGCCTGGCGTCCACCAGCCGCGGTCCGGCGCGCCCGGCCCATGAGCAATTGACGGGCCAGCTCGCGCTCAGAGGACGAAAACTGAAAAGACTGAATAACCTGGAGTATCCGCACTCCATGTCCCAGCGGTCCGGATGTAAACGTGGGTGACGTTTCGAGCGCCAAGCCCGCGTAGGCATAAGGGAATCCCCTCATGCACCGGGACGTGCCAGAAACGGACAGTGCTGTCTCGTAATCGGTCAGCTGCCCTGCGGGGCCGGCGCATCCCCAATAAGGACACGCAGGCCCACGCCATGGCGCATGCGAATCACCCGGGACTCTGGGTGAGTGCGGTGCGTCACTCCGCGCGACGCATCGCGGCCGGATGGCTTGAGTATCGGCGCACCGCGCCGGGAAGTTGCGTCATGACGTTACAGGAGGGCGCGGCGCACCCTCCAGAAGGTCTCCTTCGCGGCGCGGAAGGCGGCGGAGTCGGCGGGCAGCAGGGTGCGCAAGAGCTCCGCGGACTGCGTCTGGAGGGGGCGCACGCAGTGGGCCTCCACCTTGGCGCGCAGGAAGCCCACCGGGTCTCTGTTGCGGTAGTCGGCGAAGTACGTCTTCAGCTCGTTGCGCGTGCGGGCGCGGCCGTTGTCCGCGTACTTGGCCACGTAGGGGCTGAAGTCCGGGTACAGCCTCCCCTCGCCGAAGTCGCCGTGCAGCGTCGTCTTCATGAAGTTGCCGATGAGCAGGTCGTCGAAGACCTGGTAGCGCACGGCCGTCATCAGCGAGTTGCGCGGCGCCTCGAAGGTGATGCCGCGGCGGAAGCGGCGCCGGTGGAACTCGATGACGTGGTCCTGCCCGCCCACGCGGAAGCGGAGGAAGTCCAGCGCGGTGCCCAGGTGCTCGATGGAGGCGAAGTACTCGCGCAGGGCCGTCGCCTCGTCGGCCTCCAGCATTTCGCTCCAGTCGTCGCCGAACTGCTTCGGGTCCACCGGGACGAGGGCGCGCTCCCTGGGGCGGATGAGCTCGGTGCGGTCCTTGATGAAGTCCTGCTGGATGAAGGCGGGCAGCAGCGCGCAGGACTCGGACTCGAAGCCGCGCGCATAGTCCTCCAGCGTGGTGGTGTACTCGGAGGCCCAGATGCTGTCGGCGCGCTGGTACTTGTGCATGGAGCTGAAGGGTACGAAGTAGCGGGCGCCGTAGAAGCTGGCCTGCCGGGAGATGGTGCGGCCCACCGGGTTGCGGGCCGCGGCGTACGGGGGAATGCGCTGCCCGTCCTCGGTGAAGTAGTTGATCATGTCCGCGTCGCCGTAGCCGGACAGGGCCAGCAGGTACGACTCCGCGTAGCCCCGGACGATGCTCCGCACGTAGCGGCCCCAGCCGCGGTCCCCCGCGTCGTTGAGGTTGATGATGAGGCGCCCGCCCACGTCCACCAGCAGCACCGCGTCCTGGTTCAGGTCCGGCA comes from Pyxidicoccus parkwaysis and encodes:
- a CDS encoding M57 family metalloprotease, whose product is MLKFRSFALMAGVALLGSACGPEASDTQAPTVSWEEFRASAHQEAEGGKFIVDGDLAFDSMDDVKAFYDDNVAKENGTSEGGLAVYYVGGADVKWSSTQKGNLTYCVSSSSFGSRYSTVVNAMNSATAAWEATASVNFVHSSSYDSSCTASQTGVLFDVRQTSDTSYLARAFFPNNARSSRNVLISTSAFGSISPYTMAGILRHELGHTLGFRHEHTRSTSSGCYEDAQWRALTTYDRASVMHYPQCNGTNTGDLVLTSLDKSGARALYP
- a CDS encoding MBL fold metallo-hydrolase, with translation MELGFETIGNATLICHDNGPVLVTDPWTDGGAYFGSWTLSHEVPEAQRDAIQRCEYVWLSHGHPDHLSPESLEKLRKSTMLVPDHFGNRIRDDLRAQGFRVHVLADRAWTQLSPRIRVMCLPDLNQDAVLLVDVGGRLIINLNDAGDRGWGRYVRSIVRGYAESYLLALSGYGDADMINYFTEDGQRIPPYAAARNPVGRTISRQASFYGARYFVPFSSMHKYQRADSIWASEYTTTLEDYARGFESESCALLPAFIQQDFIKDRTELIRPRERALVPVDPKQFGDDWSEMLEADEATALREYFASIEHLGTALDFLRFRVGGQDHVIEFHRRRFRRGITFEAPRNSLMTAVRYQVFDDLLIGNFMKTTLHGDFGEGRLYPDFSPYVAKYADNGRARTRNELKTYFADYRNRDPVGFLRAKVEAHCVRPLQTQSAELLRTLLPADSAAFRAAKETFWRVRRALL